ACAAGTACGAACCTGTAAATATACCGCTTTGTGGATTTGCACCTTGTACAAGCGGAACACTTACACCGTGGTAGCAGTTTGCCGTAAGGGTTTCATTACCGGTAACATAACGTTCAATATTTCCACTTGCTGCAAAGTTGTGTAAAAGTGTACCGGTTTTAATAACATCTGTTTCGACTTCTGCGCTTTTGATATTAAATTTGGCAACGGCAGGGTCACTTGCCGGGTCGGTATTAGGTGTTTTGCTAAATACGGTACCGTTAATTTTTAAGTTAATATTTGGTTGAATTGTAAATGTTGTATTTCCGGCACTTTTTATTACTATATTGTCAAATTTGTCATAGTTTTTGTCTATATTCACAGCGTTGTGATTAAGAATAAGGTTGTATTTTGCAAAACTTGTTGGGTCAATATCATAGCTGGCAGCTAAGGTATAATCAGCACCTTCGGTTAAAACTGCACCAAAACCACCTAAGTTGGCTGTGTGATTTTGAGGGCTAACTACCCATTCGCTATTTGCAGCAGTTGTACCAAAAGATGTAACTTTTGTATCAGTATAACCCTGTGTTACATCAAGTTTGCGTAATAAAGTTTTGTTTGCAGTAGCATTAGCTACACCTGCAACATCCCAACCCGTACCTGGGTCTTCTCCTATTTTTCCAAATATATCACAGGTTACGTCATTGTAAACAACTTCTAAGGCATCGTTGCCGGTAAAACTCATAACGCCACTTGCAAAATCGCCATATTCCTTAATACCCATATCCGCAGCAGCACCGTTATTATATATAACACAAACTTTACCTGCTCCTAAATTTCCAGTAAGATTGCTTACTGTACCACCTGTTGGTGTTGTTTTACCATTAGCATAATTTTTTACCTGCAACAAAGCTAAATCAATAACATCATTAGTGCCATTATATATTTCAATGGCTTTATTATTGCTGGTACCCCTGATATATTCTGAAATAAATATTTTTGGTACACCTGTGGAAGCAACAATGCTAAACATTTCACTAGAAAATGTTGAATAAGATTCGGGAGTTAATACTATTTGATAGTCGCTGTCTATTACCTGATCGGCAGGAATAATCCAGCGGCATGTTTTATCGGATACAGGTACGGTTGCTATGTTATACTCAAGACTACCACCCTTATATAAATCAACAGAAACATTGGTAGCATCGGGAATGTTTGAATATGTCCAACTAATATAATGAGTAGAACCTTGTTCCCAATATATTATACCTTCGGGGTTGATAAAAGTGATTGAAGGAGGTGGTGGAGCAACTATACTAAATACTCCACTGGTTCCTGTTGCGGGAGATGTAGCTTCTTCTATTTTAATTGTATAATCGTTGCCTTCTGTAATACTTGAAGAGATATTATTCCAAGCCCAAGATTTATCATTAATAGTTACGCTTGGTGCTAAAGTTTGCGAATATACATTATTCTTGTACAAATCAATTTTAACTGTAGCAGTTGGGTAAATATTTGCATACGTCCAAGTAATATCATGATTAGAGCCGTGCTCCCAGCTGTTGCCAGCTTCAGGAGAAGTAACGGTTATGGTTGGGACAGGAGCGACAATACTAAATTGTCCGCTTGGATCTGATGCACATTCGGTTGCGGCTATTATAATTGTATAGTCGGTGCCTAATGTTTGATCGGTAGGAATATCCCAATCCCAAGTTTTTGTAGATACAGATTGTCCTGTTATTAAATTTTTAGAAAATGCACCACCTTTATACAATTTAATATCAACGGTAGTTGAAGTAAGATTTGCATAATTCCAAGTAATGGCGTGTGTAGTGCCTTGTTCCCAATTTTCGCCACCTACAGGAGAGGTAACGGTTATTGATGGTGATGGTGGAGCAACTATACTAAATACTCCACTAGTTCCTGTTGCGGGAGATGTAGCTTCTTCTATTTTAATTGTATAATCGTTGCCTGCTACAATACTTGAAGAGATATTATTCCAAGCCCAAGATTTATCATTAATAGTTACGCCTGTTGCTAAAGTCTGCGAATATACATTATCCTTGTACAAATCAATTTTAACTGTAGCAGTTGGGTCAATATTTGCATACGTCCAAGTAATATTATGATTAGAGCCGTGCTCCCAGCTGTCGCCAGCTATAGGAGAAGTAACGGTTATGGTTGGGTCGGTGCCGGCATATTCTGTCCATGTAAATGTATCAAATGTAGCTTGTTGGTTTCCTGTTGTACCGGTAGCATATATTTTAATCGTTACTTCTCCAGCTAAATTTAAACTTAATGGTGCTGGATCAGGGAAAGTGTAGATGGTTGTTTGAGCTCCATTACCACTACCGAACTCTGGAATATCGTACGTTGTTGTTGTTCCGTTATGGATTACATCAACTTTGTATGTTCTGGTTTTCGCAGCAGTAAATGCTTTTCTATATTTAAAAGAAAATTCACCTATACCGTTAATGAACGTGGCAGATAATGATGATGGTTCATCAGAGCGCCTTAACATGATACCCTTATCTTCAATAGCGTAACTCCCTTCATCTCTTGAATGAACATAAGACCATTGAACATTATTAACGCCAGTAAATGAACCATCACCATAAGAAGCTGTGGCATTTGATGCATTAAATTTTTCAGTATAAGTTTGTGCACTCAACCCAAGTGCAACAAACAAAAAGAAAGTTAATAATAATGTAAATTTTTTCATGATAATATAAATTTATTAATTTAATTATGAGTTTATTTCAGAAAACTATGGTTTTAAGTTATATGCAAATATATTAAAATTTTACAAAAAACTTAACTATGTGCAAAAATATATAAGAAATATTACCTTATTGTTAAGTGTAGGTGAAAGTTATGTTTAGCTTTTGGCTTTTGGCTATTGGCTGTTGGCTGTTGGCTCTTGGCTTTTGGCTCTTGGCTCTTGCGGGTTTCGGGTTGCAGGGTGCGGGGTACAGCACTTCGCTCATTGTGGTTTTAAACCTAACAGGTTTCAAAAACCTGTTAGGTTTTTTACAAACGATATTAATCCCCATTTTCGGCATTTCGATACACCGATATTTCGCTTTGCTCAATATCGGCACTCAATGACCGAAAATGTCGAAACTCGAAACTCAATACTCTAAACTATCGACAAATATATTTATTTCCCAAATTGTGGTTTTAAACCTAACAGGTTTCAAAAACCTGTTAGGTTTTTTACAAACGATATTAATCCCCATTTTCGGCATTTCGGGCTTCGGTACCTCGGCTACGCTCGGTAAC
The sequence above is drawn from the Lentimicrobiaceae bacterium genome and encodes:
- a CDS encoding lamin tail domain-containing protein — encoded protein: MKKFTLLLTFFLFVALGLSAQTYTEKFNASNATASYGDGSFTGVNNVQWSYVHSRDEGSYAIEDKGIMLRRSDEPSSLSATFINGIGEFSFKYRKAFTAAKTRTYKVDVIHNGTTTTYDIPEFGSGNGAQTTIYTFPDPAPLSLNLAGEVTIKIYATGTTGNQQATFDTFTWTEYAGTDPTITVTSPIAGDSWEHGSNHNITWTYANIDPTATVKIDLYKDNVYSQTLATGVTINDKSWAWNNISSSIVAGNDYTIKIEEATSPATGTSGVFSIVAPPSPSITVTSPVGGENWEQGTTHAITWNYANLTSTTVDIKLYKGGAFSKNLITGQSVSTKTWDWDIPTDQTLGTDYTIIIAATECASDPSGQFSIVAPVPTITVTSPEAGNSWEHGSNHDITWTYANIYPTATVKIDLYKNNVYSQTLAPSVTINDKSWAWNNISSSITEGNDYTIKIEEATSPATGTSGVFSIVAPPPPSITFINPEGIIYWEQGSTHYISWTYSNIPDATNVSVDLYKGGSLEYNIATVPVSDKTCRWIIPADQVIDSDYQIVLTPESYSTFSSEMFSIVASTGVPKIFISEYIRGTSNNKAIEIYNGTNDVIDLALLQVKNYANGKTTPTGGTVSNLTGNLGAGKVCVIYNNGAAADMGIKEYGDFASGVMSFTGNDALEVVYNDVTCDIFGKIGEDPGTGWDVAGVANATANKTLLRKLDVTQGYTDTKVTSFGTTAANSEWVVSPQNHTANLGGFGAVLTEGADYTLAASYDIDPTSFAKYNLILNHNAVNIDKNYDKFDNIVIKSAGNTTFTIQPNINLKINGTVFSKTPNTDPASDPAVAKFNIKSAEVETDVIKTGTLLHNFAASGNIERYVTGNETLTANCYHGVSVPLVQGANPQSGIFTGSYLYRFDESLNQWEGMGASTTTGLFVNQGYLTYFPGANTTYNYTGTFNHGNFEIPYNYSNNINSQGFNFVPNPYPSHINFSVIQSSATYPYPDDLIKGFWVWDNGTYRAYNEAIGDGTTPSGSNISIGQAFFIKCKTPRATAGTLTLTNDCRISGDVAFYSPGTQQNIMRITANGNQLQDEILFSFNSQWNAGTDEGDMLKMIGSGEAPQLSSINADNQYLTINALPLEQHETVIPLCFTLGVSTEVEFVADISSLQSDITPYLIDKKVNRTINLRQNPVYTFNHENTDGDNRFELKLVNAIYSDTPFDLADENVIYVNNNKQIVVSVPSMQNTKTMVNVYDMQGKLVSSNTVFLTDTFITNAPFVPGIYVVSVVNSTQAVNKKIVVTR